TTTGAGGTCTGGCAACACTAACCGATCTTTGCCAGCCCTTAATCAAAAAAGACTATTTATGGGGTAACAACAGTTCATTTTCGAAAAGATACGTCAATTTTCTTCACTAAATCAGAATACCTTCCCCATTATTCAACCACCTTTGCTTTTGCGTGATTGCTTTCACTTCATTTTGTGTGAATTAATAATTAGGCAATTAGGGTATACAAGAAGCGATTTGGCAACAGTATAAGTTATGCGATTGTTGATAAACATACATTGTGACGTCAGAGACAATTGTAACCATTGAATCTGACTGAGTCGAACCGTTACTCCTGCGTTTTGGGTTAAAAGTAACTTGTTATTTTTAAGCATGTTGCTTAGAGTCCTCTTTATCGTAGCATTCGTTGTTGTAAGTGTAGTTTCGGAAGATTTGTTTTGTTTCAGTTGCAAGGACACAGATACAGACGAAGAATGTAACCGTGGCCCGCGCCAACTGCAAAACTGCACTGCCGTGGGTGGATCTCGATGCAAGATAACAACGAAACTTGGTGAGTCAATGAAAATACCTCTGTCGTCTGATACCTAAGGTATATAGGACCCGGGCAATTATTTTAACAATAGCTGTAAAGTTACCGGCGAACATGAAATTACATTCTTGAACCCCTGGTCGAATGTAACGTTAGTGTTTCAGTCTGCACCTAGTGTTGGCAGTAGTTACTTCTTTGTAGCTCAAGAAGTGCAACAAGTATTCTGATAagtgatattttatttaaaatttattattaggaTATTTATCTTTCTATCTTCCTATTGAATGACGAGTGTCacgtaataaataaatgttgttTGTTACTTGTTATATTGTCAGGTGGCGTTTTTGACAAAGGCTGCGCAACGGAAAATGATTGTCTTTCTTCTACATTCCTAACACAAATCGTGGGCACAGTTTGCTGTGATACATACCTTTGCAATGA
The genomic region above belongs to Styela clava chromosome 13, kaStyClav1.hap1.2, whole genome shotgun sequence and contains:
- the LOC120332871 gene encoding uncharacterized protein LOC120332871, whose product is MLLRVLFIVAFVVVSVVSEDLFCFSCKDTDTDEECNRGPRQLQNCTAVGGSRCKITTKLGGVFDKGCATENDCLSSTFLTQIVGTVCCDTYLCNENTTWPAAETIAIKILENIVGMKPANFFVQITTYQSLYIVLYALALTYIIRNVPRDGRSKSPKVSPDTEETIELQE